From Motacilla alba alba isolate MOTALB_02 chromosome 9, Motacilla_alba_V1.0_pri, whole genome shotgun sequence, a single genomic window includes:
- the LOC119704599 gene encoding G-protein coupled receptor 55-like, with amino-acid sequence MQETGSTIPGDMNDTHGKGNISAAVELLQLIVYTPTFILGLLFNIMALSFLFFKVKKLSESTVYMIALIFLDTLLLFTLPFKIISYHLQDNWNLGSVFCSTLESLYFVNMYGSILISLCICVDRYIAIRYPFVALSLRSIKKAAMVCALICLGTSVGTLSTFQLHGKGHNISSCFHNFSKSTWENAGLLSTLEIIFFGSMAAMTFCTAQTVRCLRRHRNPDNPQTHSSRAERIVVTNLVAFLVCFTPYHVVYFMYFLVKNNIIHISFQQVLRDTVQVTLCWANLNCCLDGVCYYFVLKESLEDPLQNTERRATQKP; translated from the exons ATGCAGGAAACAGGATCCAC caTACCTGGAGATATGAATGACACCCATGGCAAGGGCAAtatcagtgctgctgtggaacTGCTCCAGCTCATCGTGTACACCCCCACTTTTATCCTGGGATTGCTGTTCAACATAATGGCTCTgtcatttctgttttttaaggTTAAAAAGCTGTCAGAATCTACAGTCTACATGATAGCCCTTATATTCCTGGATACTTTGCTGTTGTTTACTCTTCCTTTCAAAATCATTTCCTACCACCTTCAGGACAACTGGAACTTGGGGTCTGTGTTTTGCTCCACCTTGGAGAGTCTTTACTTTGTGAACATGTACGGCAGCATCCTCATCTCCCTGTGCATCTGCGTGGATCGCTACATCGCCATCCGGTACCCCTTCGTGGCCCTCAGCCTCAGGTCCATCAAGAAAGCTGCCATGGTCTGTGCTCTCATCTGCCTGGGCACCTCTGTGGGGACACTCTCTACTTTCCAACTGCATGGAAAGGGCCACAACATCTCGTCCTGCTTCCACAACTTCTCCAAGAGCACGTGGGAGAACGCAGGCCTGCTCAGCACCCTGGAGATCATCTTCTTCGGCAGCATGGCAGCCATGACTTTCTGCACTGCCCAAACTGTCCGGTGCCTGAGAAGGCACAGAAACCCAGACAACCCccaaacacacagcagcagagcagagaggatcGTGGTGACAAACCTGGTTGCCTTTCTGGTGTGTTTCACGCCTTACCACGTGGTGTACTTCATGTACTTTTTGGTGAAGAACAACATCATCCACATCAGTTTTCAACAAGTGCTACGAGACACTGTTCAGGTCACCCTTTGCTGGGCAAACCTGAACTGCTGTCTCGATGGGGTGtgttattattttgttttaaaggaatcCTTGGAAGACCCAttgcaaaacactgaaagaagagCCACGCAAAAGCCTTGA
- the GPR55 gene encoding G-protein coupled receptor 55, protein MQNSSQWAEMTNISENCSFTAIDSLAWSVQLGLSIPTFILGMVLNSLALSVFCCFWRKQTKTSVYMISLVLADVLLLLSLPPKLYYSVTRVPGLLCSFIQAPYFVNTYISIFIIVCITVDRYICIRHPFEGRANQSPRWAVVICCFIWAAAWICSIPIFVFQKKEPIKCFHNMSDRTWSVPFIVSVEIFGFLIPLAVMVFCSAQTIWILLNHKKHDKKMNVEESGSLRVIVINLVVFLVCFTPVHLGILLQCLVRQHVIVGCRMKQTISLFLQVSMTFANLNCCLDAIFYYFAAKEFCKKTHLKRVTELCPVFNPCAMRWHCQQWENAPCQDTDSVVPDVAGTLP, encoded by the coding sequence GGCAGAAATGACCAACATCAGTGAGAATTGCAGTTTTACAGCCATTGACAGCTTGGCATGGAGCGTGCAGCTGGGGCTCTCCATCCCCACCTTCATCCTCGGGATGGTCCTCAACAGCCTGGCCCTGtctgtgttctgctgcttttggagAAAGCAGACCAAGACCTCGGTGTACATGAtcagcctggtgctggcagacgtgctgctgctcctctcgCTGCCACCAAAGCTGTACTACTCTGTCACCAGGgtgcctgggctgctgtgctccttcATACAGGCTCCTTACTTCGTCAACACCTACATCAGCATCTTCATCATTGTCTGCATCACCGTGGACAGGTACATCTGCATAAGGCACCCCTTTGAAGGTCGAGCTAACCAGTCCCCCAGGTGGGCTGTGGTGATCTGCTGCTTCATCTGGGCAGCAGCTTGGATCTGCAGCATCCCAATTTTCGTGTTTCAGAAGAAGGAGCCTATTAAATGCTTTCACAACATGTCAGACCGGACGTGGAGTGTCCCCTTCATTGTTTCTGTGGAAATATTTGGGTTTCTGATCCCGCTTGCTGTGATggttttctgctctgctcaAACCATCTGGATTCTTCTGAATCACAAAAAGCATGACAAAAAAATGAACGTGGAAGAGAGTGGCTCCTTGCGAGTCATCGTCATCAACCTGGTGGTGTTCCTGGTGTGCTTCACACCCGTCCACCTTGGGatcctcctgcagtgcctggtgAGGCAGCACGTGATCGTGGGCTGCAGGATGAAGCAGACCATCAGCCTCTTCCTCCAGGTGTCCATGACATTTGCCAACCTGAACTGCTGCCTCGATGCCATCTTCTACTATTTTGCTGCAAAGGAATTCTGTAAGAAAACACACCTGAAGAGGGTCACTGAGCTGTGTCCTGTCTTTAACCCTTGTGCCATGCgatggcactgccagcagtgggAGAATGCCCCTTGCCAGGACACTGACAGTGTTGTGCCTGACGTGGCAGGGACCCTGCCATAA